In Silene latifolia isolate original U9 population chromosome X, ASM4854445v1, whole genome shotgun sequence, the following proteins share a genomic window:
- the LOC141619005 gene encoding pyruvate dehydrogenase (acetyl-transferring) kinase, mitochondrial translates to MAAKKAAESFSKSLIDEVHKWGLLKQTGVTLRYMMEFGSKPTDRNLLISAQFLHKELPIRIARRAIELESLPYGLSLKPAVLKVRDWYVDSFRDLRSFPDIKCKTDELDFTQMIKMIKVRHNNVVPMMAMGVQQLKKGMDPKIVYEDLIEIHQFLDRFYMSRIGIRMLIGQHVALHDVNPLPDCIGYIHTKMSPVEVARNASEDARAICMRHFGSAPEIDIYGDPNFTFPYVPSHLHIMVFELVKNSLRAVQERFMDSDEVFPPIRIIVADGLEDVTIKVSDEGGGIARSGLPKIFTYLYSTAKNPLDDNTDLGTGENVTMAGYGYGLPISRLYARYFGGDLQIISMEGYGTDAYLHLSRLGDSQEPLP, encoded by the exons ATGGCTGCCAAAAAGGCTGCAGAAAGCTTCTCAAAAAGCTTAATTGATGAAGTACATAAATGGGGTTTATTAAAACAAACTGGGGTTACACTTAGATATATGATGGAATTTGGGTCTAAACCTACTGATCGTAATTTGTTAATTTCTGCACAATTTCTTCATAAAGAATTGCCTATTCGTATTGCTCGTCGTGCTATTGAACTTGAATCTCTTCCTTATGGTTTATCACTCAAACCTGCTGTTTTGAAG GTGCGAGATTGGTATGTTGATTCTTTTCGTGATCTGAGATCATTCCCCGATATCAAGTGCAAAACTGATGAATTAGACTTCACACAAATGATTAAGATGATAAAAGTCAGACATAATAATGTCGTTCCTATGATGGCTATGGGTGTCCAGCAGTTGAAGAAAGGCATGGATCCAAAGATTGTTTATGAGGATTTAATTGAAATCCATCAGTTCCTTGATCGTTTTTATATGTCCAGAATAGGCATCCGCATGCTCATAG GGCAACATGTGGCCTTGCATGATGTAAACCCTCTTCCTGATTGTATAGGATATATACATACGAAAATGTCTCCTGTAGAGGTTGCCAGAAATGCTAGTGAGGACGCTCGTGCAATTTGTATGCGCCATTTTGGAAGTGCACCTGAAATTGATATCTATGGAGACCCAAATTTTACATTTCC GTATGTGCCATCACATTTACACATAATGGTTTTCGAGCTGGTTAAAAATTCCTTGCGTGCTGTTCAAGAGCGTTTTATGGACTCTGATGAAGTATTCCCgccaattcgaattatcgtagctGATGGATTAGAAGATGTCACGATTAAG GTGTCTGATGAAGGTGGTGGAATTGCAAGAAGTGGTCTTCCGAAGATTTTCACATACCTGTATAGTACTGCTAAGAACCCCTTGGATGATAACACTGATCTTGGAACGGGTGAGAATGTAACAATGGCTGGATATGGATACGGGCTTCCCATAAGTCGCTTATATGCTCGCTATTTTGGAGGTGATCTGCAAATTATTTCAATGGAAGGATATG GTACAGATGCGTATCTCCATTTATCGCGGTTGGGGGACTCTCAAGAACCTCTTCCATAA
- the LOC141619007 gene encoding putative plant SNARE 13 → MATDLPMNPQMEQIYGEIRDNFRALANGFQKLDKIKDPNRQSNQLEELTGKMRECKRLIKEFDREIKDEEARNSPEVNKKLNDEKQSMIKELNSYVSLRKTYLSTLGNKKVELFDMGAGSSEPTAEENVQMASSMTNQELIHAGNKTLDETDQAIERSKQVVAQTLEVGTQTASNLKGQTDQMGRIVNDLDTIQFSIKKASQLVKEIGRQVATDKCIMLFLLLIVCGVIAIIVVKIVHPNNKDIRDIPGLAPPAQTTRRLLYVKAAEQFG, encoded by the exons ATGGCGACGGATTTGCCTATGAATCCTCAGATGGAGCAGATCTATGGTGAAATTCGGGATAATTTCCGCGCTCTTGC CAATGGCTTCCAGAAGTTGGACAAGATTAAAGACCCCAATAGACAGAGTAATCAACTGGAAGAACTTACAGGAAAGATGAGGGAATGCAAAAG ATTGATCAAGGAGTTTGATCGGGAAATCAAAGATGAAGAGGCCAGAAACTCGCCTGAAGTCAACAAGAAACTGAACGATGAGAAGCAGTCTATG ATCAAGGAGCTAAATTCTTACGTCAGCTTGAGGAAGAC GTATTTGAGTACCCTTGGTAACAAGAAGGTGGAATTATTTGACATGGGAGCCGGGAGTAGTGAACCAACGGCTGAAGAAAATGTTCAGATGGCATCAT CAATGACAAATCAAGAACTTATTCATGCTGGGAACAAGACATTGGATGAGACTGACCAAGCGATTGAGCGTTCCAAGCAG GTTGTTGCCCAAACTCTTGAGGTTGGAACGCAAACTGCATCTAATTTAAAGGGGCAA ACTGATCAAATGGGTCGGATTGTTAATGATTTAGATACAATTCAATTTTCAATCAAGAAAGCGTCTCAGTTGGTCAAGGAAATTGGTCGGCAG GTTGCCACTGACAAGTGTATCATGCTTTTCCTCTTACTTATTGTCTGCGGTGTGATAGCAATAATCGTGGTGAAG ATTGTGCATCCAAACAACAAAGACATAAGGGACATCCCTGGATTAGCACCTCCAGCTCAGACGACGAGGAGGCTATTGTATGTGAAGGCTGCTGAACAATTTGGGTAG